A region from the Candidatus Krumholzibacteriota bacterium genome encodes:
- a CDS encoding transcriptional repressor produces MESFESTIQKLRENGFKLTPQRLAVVRYLLGNTMHPKAETIHVDLKRKYPSLSFSTVYNTLNTLASINEIQALHIFDDHLIYDPNTSPHIHFLCRSCEQIIDIDLKGTDMISIPVTEIDGHRVESYQVIFRGTCKDCSQGG; encoded by the coding sequence ATGGAATCGTTCGAATCGACCATACAGAAGCTGCGGGAGAACGGGTTCAAGCTGACGCCGCAGCGACTTGCCGTCGTGAGGTACCTCCTCGGCAACACGATGCATCCGAAGGCGGAGACGATCCATGTGGACCTGAAGCGGAAGTATCCGAGCCTCTCCTTCTCGACAGTCTACAACACGCTCAACACGCTCGCGTCGATCAACGAGATCCAGGCCCTTCACATCTTCGACGACCATCTCATCTACGATCCGAACACGTCGCCGCACATCCATTTCCTCTGCAGGTCGTGCGAGCAAATCATCGACATCGACCTGAAGGGAACCGACATGATATCGATTCCCGTCACCGAGATCGACGGGCACAGGGTCGAATCCTACCAGGTCATCTTCCGCGGCACCTGCAAGGACTGCAGTCAGGGAGGCTGA
- a CDS encoding chloride channel protein — protein MNGSRGNGAVVVARWIVVAAVTGVLGALLVAGFDRSLQLALELSRSLPRGAFLLPIAGAALVGATILRRVPGAGGEGIPSYLLAVNQGRGMLDGAATILKFPATVITLGSGCSGGIVGPLARMGAGIGSLVARLLAAAGLAGGNDARTAAVCGAAAAVSAIFHSPLGGAFFAAEILRRESMRYADLFPALLAGTASFVTSAVILGESPVFQAAPAGGSMAGLDLLWTPVAAIVAGGIGMLFIVSFRRAALLFRALPGGAAARAALGGLVVAAILLAGGRAISSTSMDLFADVASGRVFSGGALLRPALFLALLLLFKIAAVSATVGSGLSGGFTGPLVILGIGGGALVAAAAGVAPGGASWTGLLACGMSAALGAVMNIPIAAIIISCAVFGSGTVIPAAVGGVVSFVLFRSRTIYEYARVPADDAAAGGPLLRDLTG, from the coding sequence GTGAACGGGTCGCGCGGCAATGGGGCGGTGGTGGTCGCCCGCTGGATCGTCGTCGCCGCCGTCACGGGCGTCCTGGGCGCGCTCCTCGTGGCGGGATTCGACCGGTCGCTCCAGCTGGCGCTCGAACTGTCGCGATCGCTGCCGCGCGGGGCATTCCTCCTGCCGATCGCCGGCGCCGCCCTCGTCGGCGCAACGATCCTCCGCCGCGTGCCGGGGGCCGGCGGCGAGGGGATCCCCTCGTACCTGCTCGCCGTGAACCAGGGCCGCGGGATGCTCGACGGGGCGGCGACGATCCTCAAGTTCCCCGCGACGGTCATCACGCTCGGATCGGGTTGCAGCGGCGGGATCGTCGGGCCGCTCGCGCGCATGGGCGCCGGCATCGGCAGCCTCGTGGCGCGGCTCCTCGCCGCCGCCGGGCTCGCCGGCGGGAACGACGCGCGGACAGCCGCCGTCTGCGGCGCCGCGGCGGCGGTGAGCGCGATCTTCCACTCGCCGCTCGGCGGGGCCTTCTTCGCCGCCGAGATCCTCCGCCGGGAATCGATGCGCTACGCCGACCTCTTCCCCGCCCTCCTCGCCGGCACGGCCTCGTTCGTCACCTCGGCCGTCATCCTCGGCGAGAGCCCCGTCTTCCAGGCGGCGCCCGCGGGCGGCTCGATGGCGGGCCTCGACCTCCTCTGGACGCCGGTCGCCGCCATCGTCGCCGGCGGGATCGGCATGCTCTTCATCGTCTCGTTCCGCCGGGCCGCCCTCCTCTTCCGGGCGCTGCCGGGGGGCGCCGCGGCGCGGGCGGCGCTGGGCGGCCTGGTCGTCGCGGCGATCCTCCTCGCCGGCGGCCGGGCCATCTCCTCGACCTCGATGGATCTCTTCGCCGACGTCGCCTCCGGCCGCGTCTTCTCCGGCGGCGCGCTCCTTCGACCGGCCCTCTTCCTCGCCTTGCTCCTCCTCTTCAAGATCGCCGCCGTCTCCGCCACGGTCGGCTCGGGGCTGAGCGGTGGATTCACCGGCCCGCTCGTCATCCTCGGCATCGGCGGCGGGGCGCTCGTCGCCGCGGCCGCTGGGGTCGCGCCGGGCGGCGCCTCCTGGACCGGGCTCCTCGCCTGCGGGATGTCCGCCGCCCTCGGCGCGGTCATGAACATACCCATCGCCGCCATCATCATCTCGTGCGCCGTCTTCGGTTCGGGAACCGTCATCCCCGCGGCGGTCGGCGGCGTCGTCTCCTTCGTCCTCTTCCGCAGCCGCACGATCTACGAATACGCCCGCGTTCCCGCCGACGACGCGGCGGCGGGCGGCCCCCTCCTGCGCGACCTCACCGGCTGA
- a CDS encoding DUF192 domain-containing protein, with protein MSVRNTTRGTVLVERLLNLNAGFRNTLRFINRTGMPRDCGVWISPCQAICTVGVRGPIDIAFLDHGGRIVKVLKRFPPNCLAESASGAVSALELPPDRIEETGTRRGDVLDLDPC; from the coding sequence ATGTCGGTGCGGAACACGACCCGCGGAACGGTGCTCGTCGAGCGGCTCTTGAACCTCAACGCGGGGTTCAGGAACACGCTCCGGTTCATCAACCGCACGGGGATGCCGCGGGATTGCGGGGTATGGATCAGTCCTTGCCAGGCGATCTGCACCGTCGGCGTGCGCGGCCCGATCGACATCGCGTTTCTCGATCACGGGGGGCGGATCGTCAAGGTGCTGAAACGCTTCCCGCCGAACTGCCTCGCCGAATCGGCGTCCGGGGCGGTGAGCGCCCTCGAGCTGCCGCCCGACCGGATCGAGGAGACCGGCACCCGCCGGGGGGACGTCCTCGACCTCGACCCCTGCTGA
- a CDS encoding ferritin family protein, producing the protein MSIRFNADEVFRMGMDVERNGEAYYRKAAELAADPAVKKVLHYLMEEERKHYDIFRDMQEKLSGEEARPTVSDPEDQEHLYLDGLVRSRLFNDPGEAERVAAASDGIEALRNALVFEKDTILFFLGMKDLTPHDLGRDKIDLLIAEERAHVVKISEEIARARERTA; encoded by the coding sequence ATGAGTATCAGGTTCAACGCCGACGAGGTCTTCCGGATGGGGATGGACGTCGAGAGGAACGGAGAGGCCTATTACCGCAAGGCGGCCGAGCTCGCCGCCGACCCCGCCGTGAAGAAGGTGCTCCATTACCTCATGGAGGAGGAGCGGAAGCATTACGACATCTTCCGCGACATGCAGGAGAAGCTCTCCGGCGAGGAGGCGCGCCCCACGGTTTCCGACCCGGAAGACCAGGAGCACCTGTATCTCGACGGGCTCGTCAGGTCGCGCCTCTTCAACGATCCCGGGGAGGCCGAGCGGGTCGCGGCCGCATCCGACGGGATCGAGGCGCTCCGCAACGCGCTCGTATTCGAGAAGGACACCATCCTCTTCTTTCTCGGGATGAAGGATCTCACGCCCCATGACCTCGGCCGGGACAAGATCGACCTGCTTATCGCCGAGGAGCGCGCGCACGTCGTGAAGATCTCGGAGGAGATCGCGCGAGCGCGGGAGCGGACCGCCTGA
- a CDS encoding flavin reductase produces the protein MVAQRWTCATCGFAVVSTFPPDTCPKCGAGASAFATAAAYRFPPDELEKVRRACWGVSYGLYLVSSIDGDRMNGQICNTLFQITSDPPRFAIGINHDNLTHEFIEKSGVFAATILGRNDMRIVRRFGFRSGRDFDKFKGVPVVVRRTGCPVYEKGIGYIECEVLADKTVDAGTHSIFIGDIVGGEIFRDDEPMTYAWYAANKDA, from the coding sequence TTGGTCGCACAGCGCTGGACCTGCGCGACGTGCGGATTCGCCGTCGTATCCACGTTCCCGCCCGACACCTGTCCGAAATGCGGCGCCGGCGCATCGGCCTTCGCAACCGCCGCGGCCTACCGGTTTCCCCCCGATGAGCTCGAGAAGGTCCGCCGGGCCTGCTGGGGGGTCTCCTACGGACTCTACCTCGTCTCCTCGATCGACGGCGACCGGATGAACGGCCAGATCTGCAACACCCTTTTCCAGATCACCAGCGATCCTCCCCGGTTCGCCATCGGCATCAACCACGACAACCTCACGCACGAGTTCATCGAGAAGAGCGGCGTCTTCGCCGCGACGATCCTCGGCAGGAACGACATGCGCATCGTCCGGCGGTTCGGGTTCCGGTCGGGCCGGGATTTCGACAAGTTCAAGGGCGTGCCGGTCGTCGTCCGCCGCACGGGGTGCCCCGTCTACGAGAAGGGGATCGGTTACATCGAGTGCGAGGTTCTCGCGGACAAGACGGTCGACGCGGGCACGCACAGCATCTTCATCGGCGACATCGTCGGCGGCGAGATCTTCCGCGACGACGAGCCGATGACCTACGCCTGGTACGCCGCGAACAAGGACGCCTGA
- the amrB gene encoding AmmeMemoRadiSam system protein B, with protein MTRIGYAAIAAACILSAAAPSVAGTVRMPVDSVGYATTPAAMRQVVDELQRCEYDRLAANEKTDRRIGSRAMIGAIAPHDDYLYAGPGYIHAMRGVRAPLVVLVGVSHAARRQGIEGKIVFDDFDAWRGPFGDTPVSDLRARLVEALPPEMVLVSGEMHAAEHSLEAFIPFLQYTEYHTGECRFSERYRRPAPAILPILVTRFPGERMPRAAGLVAGALRALLDERGLALGRDVVVLVSADCVHYGDEGWGGRNYAPFGTDRAGYERGVAQDLDIIRSSLVGPIDTGSVSAFRGRVERDDLEWPYQVTWCGVYSIPFGLTLLAELARLEGRGAPEGVMLRYGTSLESADAGLRAAGLGTTSDATLRHWVGYAAIGYW; from the coding sequence ATGACCCGAATCGGATACGCGGCCATCGCCGCGGCCTGCATCCTGTCGGCGGCTGCGCCGTCCGTGGCCGGCACGGTTCGCATGCCGGTCGACAGCGTCGGCTACGCGACCACGCCGGCGGCGATGCGGCAGGTCGTCGACGAGCTGCAGCGATGCGAGTACGACCGGCTCGCCGCGAACGAGAAGACCGACCGGCGGATCGGCTCGCGCGCCATGATCGGCGCGATCGCCCCCCACGACGACTATCTCTACGCCGGCCCCGGGTACATCCACGCGATGCGCGGGGTCCGTGCGCCCCTCGTCGTCCTCGTCGGCGTCTCGCACGCGGCGCGCCGGCAGGGGATCGAGGGGAAGATCGTCTTCGACGACTTCGACGCGTGGCGGGGGCCCTTCGGCGACACGCCGGTCTCCGACCTGCGCGCCCGCCTGGTCGAGGCCCTGCCGCCGGAGATGGTTCTGGTGAGCGGCGAAATGCACGCCGCCGAGCATTCCCTCGAGGCCTTCATCCCCTTCCTCCAGTACACGGAGTACCACACCGGCGAGTGCCGGTTCTCGGAGCGGTACCGCCGCCCCGCCCCCGCCATCCTCCCGATCCTCGTCACGCGCTTTCCCGGCGAGCGGATGCCGCGGGCGGCCGGTCTCGTCGCCGGCGCGCTCCGCGCCCTCCTCGACGAGCGGGGACTCGCGCTCGGCCGCGATGTCGTCGTCCTCGTCTCGGCCGACTGCGTCCACTACGGCGACGAGGGATGGGGCGGACGGAACTACGCACCCTTCGGCACGGACCGCGCCGGCTACGAGCGCGGCGTGGCGCAGGATCTCGACATCATCCGCTCGAGCCTCGTCGGCCCGATCGACACGGGCAGCGTCTCGGCCTTCCGCGGGCGGGTCGAGCGCGACGACCTCGAGTGGCCCTACCAGGTGACCTGGTGCGGTGTCTACTCCATCCCCTTCGGGCTCACGCTCCTCGCCGAGCTGGCCCGGCTCGAGGGGCGCGGCGCGCCGGAGGGGGTCATGCTCCGCTACGGGACGAGCCTCGAATCGGCGGACGCCGGCCTCAGGGCTGCGGGGCTGGGGACGACGAGCGACGCCACGCTCCGGCACTGGGTGGGGTACGCGGCGATCGGCTACTGGTAG
- a CDS encoding rubredoxin — MEKWKCLVCGYVYDPALGDPDNGVAPGTAWADVPDEWVCPDCGAGKDDFEKMA, encoded by the coding sequence ATGGAAAAGTGGAAGTGTCTCGTTTGCGGTTACGTGTACGATCCCGCGCTGGGCGATCCCGATAACGGCGTCGCGCCCGGCACCGCCTGGGCCGACGTGCCGGACGAATGGGTCTGTCCCGACTGCGGCGCCGGTAAGGACGACTTCGAGAAGATGGCCTAG
- a CDS encoding glycosyltransferase, whose protein sequence is MRIAFIGDGSLNHVRRWAGWFSGRGHDTLLFSFESVEGYGGAAVRLPKRLPTRLAGYLAALGPIRREIARFDPAIVNALYVGGYGLVGVLSGRRPVVVSALGSDLLVDYPSSAIHRAQIRYTLGRADLVTTDADNLSAVAREAGVPADRIVKAYFGVDERIFNAADRDDGDPPLVVSTRNLHPVYNLDLLLDAAPAIREAGARIVVCGDGPERTRLEGRAGLLGEGIVFTGRMEPARIAALLRTAAVYVSTSRSDSTSVSLLEAMACGAVPVVTDIEANREWIVDGENGRLVPPDDPAALAAAVAGVLGDPAFASRARERNAGIIRERGLFETNMRSVERAFEKLAAGRNG, encoded by the coding sequence GTGCGGATCGCATTCATCGGGGACGGTTCCCTCAACCACGTGAGGCGTTGGGCCGGCTGGTTTTCCGGCCGCGGCCACGACACGCTCCTGTTCTCCTTCGAGAGCGTCGAGGGATACGGCGGCGCGGCGGTGCGACTGCCGAAACGGCTGCCCACGAGACTCGCCGGCTACCTCGCCGCGCTCGGACCGATCCGCCGCGAGATCGCCCGCTTCGACCCGGCGATCGTCAACGCCCTCTACGTCGGCGGGTACGGCCTCGTCGGCGTTTTGTCGGGCCGCCGGCCGGTCGTCGTCTCAGCCCTCGGCTCGGACCTTCTCGTGGACTATCCCTCCTCGGCGATCCACCGGGCGCAGATCCGGTACACGCTCGGCCGCGCCGACCTCGTGACGACCGACGCCGACAACCTCTCCGCCGTCGCGCGGGAGGCCGGCGTCCCGGCCGACCGGATCGTCAAGGCCTACTTCGGCGTCGACGAGAGGATCTTCAACGCGGCGGACCGTGACGACGGCGATCCGCCCCTCGTCGTCTCCACCCGCAACCTCCATCCCGTCTACAACCTCGATCTCCTCCTCGACGCGGCGCCGGCGATACGGGAGGCGGGCGCGCGCATCGTCGTCTGCGGCGACGGGCCGGAGCGGACGCGGCTCGAGGGGCGCGCCGGACTCCTCGGCGAGGGCATCGTCTTCACGGGACGGATGGAGCCGGCGCGGATCGCGGCGCTCTTGCGGACGGCCGCCGTCTACGTGTCGACGTCGCGGTCCGACTCGACCTCGGTCTCGCTGCTCGAGGCGATGGCGTGCGGCGCGGTCCCGGTGGTCACCGACATCGAGGCGAACCGGGAGTGGATCGTCGACGGCGAAAACGGCCGCCTCGTGCCGCCGGACGATCCGGCCGCGCTCGCCGCCGCGGTGGCCGGGGTGCTCGGCGACCCCGCCTTCGCCAGCCGCGCGCGCGAGCGGAACGCCGGCATCATCCGCGAACGCGGCCTCTTCGAGACGAACATGCGATCCGTCGAGCGGGCCTTCGAAAAACTGGCCGCGGGGAGGAACGGGTGA
- the nikR gene encoding nickel-responsive transcriptional regulator NikR: MKTTRFGVSMDDALLAALDGLVERRRYPNRSEAIRDLVRGALVEREWEAAAGEVIGVLVIVFDHHQRELSARMLEREHDRPGASIATLHLHLDHHNCLEAKIIRGTPEEVRAIADELIALKGVKFGRLIPATAGRNIT, encoded by the coding sequence ATGAAGACGACCCGATTCGGCGTCTCGATGGACGACGCCCTGCTCGCCGCGCTCGACGGGCTGGTCGAGCGACGGCGCTATCCCAACCGCTCCGAGGCCATCCGCGACCTCGTCCGCGGCGCCCTCGTCGAGCGCGAGTGGGAAGCCGCCGCGGGCGAGGTGATCGGCGTGCTCGTCATCGTCTTCGACCACCACCAGCGGGAGCTGTCCGCGCGCATGCTCGAGCGCGAGCACGATCGCCCGGGAGCCTCCATCGCCACGCTCCACCTCCATCTCGACCACCACAACTGCCTCGAGGCGAAGATCATCAGGGGAACGCCCGAGGAGGTACGAGCGATCGCCGACGAACTGATCGCCCTCAAGGGAGTGAAGTTCGGCCGGCTCATCCCCGCCACCGCGGGCAGAAACATCACCTGA
- a CDS encoding ferritin family protein, translated as MNEHDQALREALEKAIYREIGARDFYGSVAGTITNPEGRDRFRHLSEDEEAHRAKLVGWLEERLGVRFVFDDAKGAASEIQGIELSAQTGAFEALKLAIEAETNAEAYYRRQAAAFDDAELEKLLLEIADEESGHRSLLEAELNSLRGGFYWFDMDSSSFLED; from the coding sequence GTGAACGAGCACGACCAGGCGCTTCGGGAGGCGCTCGAGAAAGCCATCTACCGCGAGATCGGCGCGCGTGACTTCTACGGGAGCGTCGCCGGGACGATCACGAATCCCGAGGGGCGCGACCGGTTCCGGCATCTCTCCGAGGACGAGGAGGCGCACCGGGCGAAGCTCGTCGGGTGGCTCGAGGAGCGGCTCGGCGTCCGGTTCGTTTTCGACGACGCGAAAGGCGCCGCCTCCGAGATCCAGGGTATCGAGCTCTCCGCGCAGACCGGCGCCTTCGAGGCGCTGAAGCTCGCGATCGAGGCGGAGACGAACGCGGAGGCGTACTATCGCCGGCAGGCGGCAGCGTTCGACGACGCGGAGCTCGAGAAGCTGCTTCTCGAAATCGCCGACGAGGAGAGCGGGCACCGGTCGTTGCTCGAGGCCGAGCTGAACTCCCTCCGGGGCGGCTTCTACTGGTTCGACATGGATTCGTCGTCGTTTCTCGAGGATTAG
- a CDS encoding AbgT family transporter gives MNETTNSTERRPFLLRTLDRIETVGNRLPHPATLFALLALAVVVISEIVLRAGVTAVHPGTGETISAVSLMNADGLRFIFAKTTDNFVYFPPLGIVLVAMIGIGVADGSGLITALLRHLVTAAPPRLITAAVVAAGILSHLASSAGYVVLIPLGGMIFAAVHRHPIAGIAAAFCGVSGGFGANFLIGSIDPILAGLTESAANLVDPAMRINPAVNFYFMLASACLVVVLGTWVTERFVEPRLGRYEGETERFDEVSGKEKRGLAWAGAAVALLVAVLLLLTVPAGAILRNPETGSLLRSPFMSGLITAIMLFFLVPGLAYGIAVGTIRSDKDVVKHMTSSMKGLAGYIVLVFFAGQFVYYFKNSNMGVLLAIKGAELLRTIGFTGVWLLVSFVVLSAFINLFVGSASAKWAIMAPIFVPMFMLLGYHPGITQAAFRIGDSITNIITPMMSYFALIVAFAQKYDERYGIGTITATMLPYSVVFGIFWTILLAVWMLIGLPTGPDAPIHLPG, from the coding sequence ATGAACGAGACCACGAACAGCACCGAGCGGCGCCCGTTCCTGCTCCGCACCCTCGACCGCATCGAGACGGTCGGCAACCGGCTGCCCCATCCGGCGACGCTCTTCGCGCTTCTCGCGCTCGCCGTCGTCGTCATCTCCGAGATCGTCCTCCGCGCGGGGGTGACGGCCGTCCATCCCGGCACGGGCGAGACGATCAGCGCCGTCTCTCTCATGAACGCGGACGGCCTGCGGTTCATCTTCGCGAAGACGACGGACAACTTCGTCTACTTCCCGCCGCTCGGGATCGTCCTCGTGGCGATGATCGGCATCGGCGTCGCCGACGGATCGGGCCTGATCACGGCCCTGCTCCGGCACCTCGTCACTGCCGCCCCGCCGCGGCTCATCACGGCGGCGGTGGTCGCCGCGGGGATCCTCTCCCACCTCGCCTCGAGCGCGGGATACGTCGTTCTCATCCCCCTCGGGGGCATGATCTTCGCCGCCGTCCACCGCCATCCGATCGCCGGCATCGCGGCGGCCTTCTGCGGCGTGTCCGGCGGATTCGGCGCCAACTTCCTGATCGGCTCGATCGATCCGATCCTCGCCGGGCTCACCGAATCGGCGGCGAACCTCGTCGATCCGGCGATGCGGATCAACCCGGCGGTCAATTTCTACTTCATGCTCGCCTCGGCCTGCCTCGTCGTCGTCCTCGGCACCTGGGTCACCGAGCGGTTCGTCGAGCCGCGCCTCGGCCGGTACGAGGGCGAGACGGAGCGGTTCGACGAGGTCTCGGGGAAGGAGAAGCGCGGGCTCGCCTGGGCCGGCGCCGCCGTCGCGCTCCTCGTCGCCGTCCTGCTGCTGCTCACCGTTCCCGCCGGCGCGATCCTGCGCAATCCGGAGACGGGATCGCTCCTGCGCTCCCCGTTCATGTCGGGGCTCATCACGGCGATCATGCTCTTCTTCCTCGTGCCGGGGCTGGCCTACGGGATCGCCGTCGGGACGATCCGCAGCGACAAGGACGTCGTTAAGCACATGACCTCGTCGATGAAGGGGCTCGCCGGCTACATCGTCCTCGTCTTCTTCGCCGGCCAGTTCGTCTACTACTTCAAGAACTCGAACATGGGCGTGCTCCTGGCGATCAAGGGCGCCGAGCTGCTCCGCACGATCGGGTTCACCGGCGTCTGGCTGCTCGTCTCCTTCGTCGTCCTCTCCGCCTTCATCAACCTCTTCGTCGGGAGCGCCTCGGCGAAGTGGGCGATCATGGCGCCGATCTTCGTCCCGATGTTCATGCTGCTCGGCTACCACCCGGGGATCACGCAGGCGGCCTTCCGGATCGGCGACTCGATCACGAACATCATCACCCCGATGATGAGCTACTTCGCCCTCATCGTCGCCTTCGCGCAGAAGTACGACGAGCGCTACGGGATCGGGACGATCACCGCGACGATGCTCCCCTACTCCGTCGTTTTCGGGATCTTCTGGACGATCCTCCTCGCCGTCTGGATGCTGATCGGCCTGCCGACGGGCCCCGACGCGCCGATCCATCTTCCCGGCTGA
- a CDS encoding glycosyltransferase family 39 protein: MRNNRPGANAPGTREYAMWGILVGGALALRAAFSGARLALTGDELHYAEILHRFLHGRFLDGISGYWSYAYPMLAWPFGRLLGDAEAGLRLLSILAGAATVVPVSLVARRLWGDRAALFAGLLTALHPLLIEFSTGAFTESVFSLLLASALLAAIGLFRGGGVLRAAAAGGLLGLAWLVRPEAVAVLAIILLVFLAGGAVPRARRVVLAGIVAGVFLVPVLGHGVLMHRATGRWTTGSKAAVNLSSPVIWEEGLERERFVYTLDETGTRRRIETLGERGLAEVLRERGGTIAEHWLRNLLRSPAAIPALLVSPLLFLLVPLGVAGRRWPAGRRAEETLLVLVGLCPFLLYSLFRVQVRYLEPFLPVYLLWGGAGCVVAADWLRRALPGRGWIATAALFAVFASLVPFGATKYRATRAGQRPEYREIGAWIQENVEGAVVMAPPGCPVSYYAGDPVASFVPWTDPAGLVSFARARGFTHLVADEAWLRERRPTLAPLLAGGPVAGIRPLHRFETPRGAVLLYRFDDRP; encoded by the coding sequence ATGCGTAACAATCGACCGGGGGCAAACGCCCCGGGAACGCGCGAATACGCCATGTGGGGCATCCTCGTGGGGGGTGCCCTCGCGCTTCGAGCCGCCTTCTCCGGCGCGCGACTCGCGTTGACCGGCGACGAGTTGCACTACGCCGAGATCCTTCATCGTTTCCTCCACGGCCGGTTCCTCGACGGGATCTCCGGCTACTGGTCGTATGCCTACCCGATGCTCGCGTGGCCCTTCGGGCGCCTGCTCGGCGACGCAGAAGCCGGGCTGCGACTGCTCTCGATCCTCGCCGGCGCGGCGACGGTCGTTCCCGTCTCCCTCGTCGCCCGCCGTCTGTGGGGGGATCGCGCTGCACTCTTCGCCGGCCTGCTCACTGCGCTCCACCCGCTGCTGATCGAGTTCTCGACGGGGGCCTTCACCGAGAGCGTCTTCTCGCTGCTGCTCGCGTCGGCCCTTCTCGCCGCGATCGGACTGTTCCGCGGCGGCGGCGTTCTGCGCGCGGCGGCCGCCGGCGGGTTGCTCGGACTCGCGTGGCTCGTGCGGCCCGAGGCGGTGGCCGTCCTCGCGATCATCCTCCTCGTCTTCCTCGCCGGCGGGGCGGTTCCCCGGGCGAGGCGGGTCGTCCTGGCCGGCATCGTGGCCGGCGTCTTCCTTGTGCCCGTGCTCGGGCACGGCGTCCTGATGCACCGCGCGACGGGGCGCTGGACGACCGGGTCGAAGGCGGCGGTGAATCTCAGCTCCCCGGTCATCTGGGAGGAGGGACTCGAACGCGAGCGGTTCGTCTACACCCTCGACGAGACGGGGACGCGCCGGCGCATCGAGACGCTCGGCGAGCGCGGCCTCGCGGAGGTCCTCCGGGAGCGGGGAGGAACGATCGCCGAACACTGGCTGCGCAATCTTCTCCGCTCGCCCGCCGCGATCCCCGCCCTCCTCGTCTCGCCGCTGCTCTTCCTGCTCGTTCCGCTGGGCGTCGCGGGGCGCCGGTGGCCGGCCGGCCGTCGGGCGGAGGAGACGCTCCTCGTTCTCGTCGGGCTCTGCCCCTTCCTGCTCTACTCCCTTTTCCGCGTCCAGGTCCGGTACCTCGAGCCCTTCCTGCCCGTCTACCTCCTGTGGGGAGGGGCCGGGTGCGTCGTCGCCGCCGATTGGCTGCGGCGGGCGCTGCCGGGCCGGGGGTGGATCGCGACGGCGGCCCTCTTCGCCGTCTTCGCCTCGCTCGTGCCCTTCGGCGCCACGAAGTACCGCGCCACCCGCGCCGGCCAGCGTCCCGAGTACCGGGAGATCGGCGCCTGGATCCAGGAGAACGTCGAAGGCGCGGTCGTCATGGCGCCCCCCGGCTGTCCGGTGAGCTACTACGCGGGCGATCCGGTCGCCTCCTTCGTGCCGTGGACCGATCCGGCGGGACTCGTCTCGTTCGCGCGGGCGCGGGGGTTCACCCACCTCGTCGCCGACGAGGCGTGGCTGCGCGAACGGCGCCCGACCCTGGCCCCGCTCCTCGCCGGCGGGCCCGTGGCGGGGATCCGGCCGCTCCACCGCTTCGAGACGCCACGCGGCGCCGTGCTTCTCTACCGGTTCGACGACCGCCCCTGA